One part of the Tachyglossus aculeatus isolate mTacAcu1 chromosome 26, mTacAcu1.pri, whole genome shotgun sequence genome encodes these proteins:
- the SNRPD2 gene encoding small nuclear ribonucleoprotein Sm D2 has protein sequence MSLLNKPKSEMTPEELQKREEEEFNTGPLSVLTQSVKNNTQVLINCRNNKKLLGRVKAFDRHCNMVLENVKEMWTEVPKSGKGKKKSKPVNKDRYISKMFLRGDSVIVVLRNPLIAGK, from the exons AT GAGTCTCCTAAACAAGCCCAAGAGCGAGATGACCCCAGAGGAGCTGCAGAAGCGCGAGGAGGAGGAGTTCAACACGGGGCCCCTGTCGGTGCTGACCCAGTCGGTAAAGAACAACACGCAAGTTCTCATCAACTGCAGAAACAACAAGAAACTGTTGGGCCGCGTCAAGGCATTCGATAG GCATTGCAACATGGTTCTGGAGAACGTGAAGGAGATGTGGACCGAAGTGCCCAAGAGCGGCAAGGGCAAGAAGAAATCAAAGCCGGTGAACAAGGACCGCTACATCTCCAAGATGTTCCTGCGTGGAGATTCGGTCATCGTGGTGCTCAGGAACCCCCTGATCGCCGGCAAGTAG